One part of the Arthrobacter sp. EM1 genome encodes these proteins:
- a CDS encoding DMT family transporter, whose product MATTAQTGSPQPDSAHTDGTDSVPPNTPAVQPLKRAPDTGQISRLGIAAVIVTVVLWASAFVGIRAVGPSFSPGSLTLGRLAIAAVVLGLVVLPRLLKNSKLPRGREWWPILAYGIMWFGGYNVALNAAEHLLDAGTAALLINVNPIMVAIMAGVILKEGFPRWLIIGSLVAFGGVAVIALGSGQRSPADVTGVLLCLLAAALAAVSVIVQKPVLRKIPAAQATWFGIMVGAVCCLPFSGQLFAELQAAPLPATLGLVYLGVFPTAIAFTTWAYALSMIDAGRLAATTYLVPGTTILISWLVLGEIPTVWGLVGGAICLVGVGLTRRRSR is encoded by the coding sequence ATGGCAACAACAGCCCAGACAGGCTCCCCCCAACCGGACAGCGCGCACACGGACGGCACCGACAGCGTGCCGCCGAACACTCCCGCAGTCCAGCCCTTGAAGCGCGCCCCCGACACGGGACAGATCAGTCGGCTCGGCATTGCCGCCGTCATCGTCACAGTGGTCCTGTGGGCCTCGGCCTTTGTGGGCATTCGAGCCGTGGGGCCCAGCTTCTCCCCCGGCTCCCTGACCCTCGGCAGACTGGCGATTGCCGCCGTCGTTCTTGGCCTTGTGGTGTTGCCGCGCCTGCTGAAAAACAGCAAGCTCCCCCGGGGACGCGAATGGTGGCCGATCCTGGCCTACGGCATCATGTGGTTCGGCGGCTACAACGTTGCACTGAACGCCGCAGAACATCTCCTCGACGCCGGCACGGCGGCCCTGCTGATCAACGTCAACCCGATTATGGTCGCCATCATGGCCGGGGTGATCCTCAAGGAAGGCTTCCCGCGCTGGCTGATTATCGGCAGCCTCGTTGCGTTTGGCGGGGTTGCCGTGATCGCGCTCGGCTCCGGCCAGCGGTCGCCGGCGGACGTCACCGGGGTGCTGCTCTGCCTGCTGGCCGCTGCCCTGGCCGCGGTCAGTGTGATCGTGCAGAAGCCCGTGCTGCGGAAGATTCCCGCTGCCCAGGCCACCTGGTTCGGAATCATGGTCGGCGCCGTCTGCTGCCTGCCCTTCAGCGGACAACTGTTTGCCGAACTGCAGGCCGCCCCGCTGCCGGCCACCCTGGGACTCGTTTACCTCGGCGTATTCCCCACCGCGATTGCGTTCACCACCTGGGCCTATGCACTCTCGATGATCGATGCCGGCCGGCTCGCCGCCACCACCTATCTGGTGCCCGGCACCACGATCCTCATTTCCTGGCTTGTGCTCGGCGAGATCCCTACCGTCTGGGGCCTGGTGGGCGGTGCCATCTGCCTCGTGGGGGTTGGGCTGACCCGGCGCAGGTCCCGCTGA
- a CDS encoding LysR substrate-binding domain-containing protein gives MLPSPAPAANHHRLSGLAAVAGTVQLEIPREDQDYSLELLRSGAASAAITTTAKAAPACSSRRLGVMRCLPVCTPDFAARWFPRGTAAETLAGAPVIMFDRKDDLQDRYLRDVGNVELQPPRHYVPAAHVSGEAIRWGMGWGLLPEIEVSAELKRRTLVTLDPAAHVDVPLHWQQWRHGSTALAAVAAAI, from the coding sequence ATGCTGCCCAGCCCGGCGCCGGCAGCAAACCACCACCGCCTGTCCGGACTGGCCGCGGTGGCCGGCACGGTCCAGCTGGAAATTCCGCGCGAGGACCAGGACTACTCCCTGGAGCTCCTCCGCAGCGGTGCCGCGTCCGCGGCCATCACCACTACGGCCAAGGCGGCGCCGGCCTGTTCCTCCCGGCGGCTGGGTGTCATGCGCTGCCTGCCGGTTTGCACGCCGGACTTCGCCGCCCGGTGGTTCCCCCGCGGGACGGCGGCGGAAACACTTGCCGGCGCCCCGGTCATCATGTTCGACCGCAAGGACGACCTGCAGGACCGGTACCTGCGGGACGTGGGCAACGTGGAACTCCAGCCGCCGCGGCATTACGTCCCGGCCGCCCATGTGTCCGGCGAAGCCATCCGTTGGGGGATGGGATGGGGACTGCTCCCCGAAATCGAGGTCTCGGCGGAGCTGAAGCGCCGTACGCTCGTGACTTTGGACCCTGCAGCGCATGTGGATGTGCCCCTCCACTGGCAGCAGTGGCGGCACGGATCGACCGCGCTCGCTGCGGTCGCTGCGGCCATTTAG
- a CDS encoding FMN-binding negative transcriptional regulator, whose translation MYVPSHFSADRLAIKELLSNPGAANLVTSTESGLLATLLPFVYDPEAGGHGALLGHVARNNDQWLQPALGESLVIIQRADAYISPSWYPSKAEHGRVVPTWNYTTAHVYGRLVVHDDPVWVEDLVRRLTALHEAASAKPWTVDDAPGRFVAGQLRAIVGVELVITRVEAKRKLSQNRSTDDIGGVITGLRARGELESAGDVERAQQETIQRS comes from the coding sequence ATGTACGTCCCCTCGCATTTCTCCGCCGACCGGCTTGCCATCAAGGAGCTGCTCTCGAACCCCGGGGCGGCCAACCTCGTGACATCAACGGAAAGTGGACTGCTCGCTACGCTGCTGCCGTTCGTCTATGACCCGGAGGCGGGTGGGCACGGGGCACTATTGGGCCATGTCGCCCGCAACAACGACCAGTGGCTGCAGCCGGCCCTGGGCGAATCCCTGGTCATCATCCAGCGGGCCGATGCCTACATTTCCCCGTCCTGGTACCCGTCCAAGGCCGAACACGGCCGGGTTGTGCCAACGTGGAACTACACCACCGCGCACGTCTACGGCCGGCTCGTCGTCCATGACGACCCGGTCTGGGTGGAGGACCTTGTCCGGCGGCTGACCGCACTGCATGAAGCAGCCTCGGCGAAGCCGTGGACGGTGGACGATGCCCCTGGCCGTTTTGTCGCCGGCCAGCTCCGGGCAATTGTCGGCGTCGAACTAGTCATTACGAGGGTGGAAGCAAAACGAAAGCTCAGCCAGAACCGGTCGACGGACGATATTGGCGGCGTCATTACCGGGCTGCGGGCCAGGGGAGAGCTGGAATCGGCCGGCGATGTCGAGCGGGCGCAGCAGGAGACAATCCAGCGCAGCTGA
- a CDS encoding Asp23/Gls24 family envelope stress response protein, translating into MEYQNSQPAAAAVAGMSAEVPMPGGGRTVISETAVAKVAGIAARAVPGVYSLGSGPSRALGAFRDAVGSADHAAGVRAEVGDTQVAVDIDLVALYGTPLHALADQIRAAVYSAVEELVGLQVIEVNIDINDVYVPGPAKSGSPAEARAATEAIQ; encoded by the coding sequence ATGGAATACCAGAATTCTCAGCCCGCAGCCGCAGCGGTGGCCGGGATGTCCGCCGAGGTGCCGATGCCCGGTGGTGGCCGCACCGTCATATCCGAGACCGCTGTGGCGAAGGTCGCGGGCATTGCCGCCCGCGCAGTCCCCGGCGTGTATTCCTTGGGATCGGGTCCGTCCCGGGCGCTGGGGGCTTTCCGCGACGCCGTCGGCAGTGCTGACCATGCCGCCGGTGTCCGCGCTGAAGTGGGCGATACCCAAGTGGCCGTCGACATCGATTTGGTAGCGCTCTACGGCACACCCCTTCACGCCCTGGCGGACCAGATCCGCGCCGCCGTGTACTCGGCGGTCGAGGAGCTCGTTGGTCTTCAGGTCATCGAAGTTAACATCGACATCAATGACGTCTACGTGCCTGGCCCGGCGAAATCCGGATCCCCGGCCGAGGCCCGGGCGGCAACGGAGGCAATCCAGTGA
- a CDS encoding DUF6286 domain-containing protein, whose amino-acid sequence MSHTSDHAAGSGRNIPPAPADAPSAGNTAPAGAGAKGVQQILKRETHSSRAVASIIAAALVIALCVFALLETAVRAIGQPAWLVDPQTAAEQAVALPSGIPPLLLGVAGAVLVMAGLFFFLNAILPGRRARHLLRDGRAAVVVDDEVIASALARRARVAANVSQQQVMVTVSRQQVQVNVRPTSGVPLKPEVLLAAVQDELRDMRLSPFPEVRVNIAQAGVIGA is encoded by the coding sequence GTGAGCCATACCTCCGATCATGCTGCTGGGAGCGGGCGCAACATCCCGCCCGCTCCGGCCGACGCGCCGTCGGCCGGGAACACGGCACCTGCAGGGGCCGGCGCCAAGGGCGTCCAGCAGATCCTCAAGCGCGAGACCCACTCCTCACGCGCCGTTGCCTCGATCATCGCCGCAGCCCTGGTTATTGCCCTGTGCGTTTTTGCCCTCCTCGAAACCGCGGTCCGGGCCATCGGACAGCCCGCGTGGCTTGTGGATCCCCAGACTGCGGCGGAACAGGCGGTGGCGCTCCCGAGCGGGATTCCGCCGCTGCTGCTTGGCGTGGCCGGCGCGGTGTTGGTGATGGCGGGTTTGTTCTTTTTCCTAAACGCCATCCTGCCGGGACGCCGGGCGCGGCACCTTCTGCGGGACGGCCGTGCCGCCGTCGTTGTGGACGACGAGGTGATTGCCTCCGCACTGGCGCGCCGCGCACGGGTGGCCGCCAACGTAAGTCAGCAGCAGGTGATGGTGACGGTGTCCCGTCAGCAGGTCCAAGTCAACGTCCGTCCCACCTCCGGAGTCCCGCTGAAACCCGAGGTGCTTCTCGCCGCTGTCCAGGATGAGCTGCGGGACATGCGGCTGTCCCCGTTTCCTGAAGTTCGAGTCAATATAGCCCAGGCCGGGGTGATCGGCGCATGA